The following are encoded together in the Labrus mixtus chromosome 2, fLabMix1.1, whole genome shotgun sequence genome:
- the pi4k2b gene encoding phosphatidylinositol 4-kinase type 2-beta: MMSECDPTETSEPVLDSEATAVPASECNFHFSGPAQVLFDGTGIGLGLSVNPGVAVRISDSCESVLTELENDGSGEEALLLPGLTGNTTSPRCAQEKRSKRNRHSSSSDKDTLASPGANSGDFNRFPDDPEFADIIQVAEQAIENGVFPERISQGSSGSYFVKDLKGKIIGVFKPKSEEPYGHLNPKWTKYFHKLCCPCCFGRGCLLPNQGYLSEAAASLVDTKLGLGVVPKTKVVYLASETFHYSAIDRAKSRGKKYALEIVPKVGRRFHRVGLPPKVGSFQLFVEGYREADYWLRRFEAEPLPENIRKQLQSQFERLVVLDYVIRNTDRGNDNWLIKYVKPGERGQDEKDTDWPEISSESCIKIAAIDNGLAFPFKHPDEWRAYPFHWAWLPQAKVAFSQETRDLVLSRLSDMNFVQDLCEDLYEMFKEDKGFDKTMFERQMSVMRGQVLNLTQALKDRKSPIQLVQMPRVVVERSRSGGHGRVVTLGNAFTQTFHCKRPFFSSW; this comes from the exons ATGATGTCCGAATGCGACCCGACAGAGACGAGCGAGCCAGTGCTGGACTCTGAAGCAACAGCGGTTCCTGCTTCTGAATGTAACTTTCACTTCTCGGGACCGGCACAGGTTTTATTCGATGGTACTGGGATAGGTTTAGGACTCTCAGTTAACCCTGGAGTAGCTGTTCGTATTTCTGACTCTTGTGAAAGTGTCTTGACCGAGCTTGAGAACGACGGCTCCGGGGAAGAGGCGCTGTTACTACCGGGTTTAACAGGGAACACGACGTCTCCTCGGTGTGCGCAAGAGAAGCGCAGCAAGCGAAACAGACACAGCTCGTCATCGGATAAAGACACCTTGGCCTCCCCAG GTGCCAACAGTGGGGACTTCAACCGTTTCCCTGATGATCCAGAGTTTGCAGATATTATCCAAGTGGCCGAACAAGCCATTGAGAATGGCGTATTTCCAGAGAGGATTTCCCAGGGTTCAAGTGGGAGCTACTTTGTCAAAGACCTTAAAGGG aaaATCATTGGTGTTTTCAAACCAAAGTCAGAGGAACCTTATGGTCACCTTAACCCCAAATGGACCAAATATTTTCACAAG CTGTGCTGTCCCTGTTGTTTTGGCCGAGGCTGCTTGTTGCCTAACCAGGGTTACCTTTCAGAGGCTGCTGCATCACTGGTTGATACCAAGCTTGGTCTTGGAGTGGTACCAAAGACAAAG GTTGTATATCTGGCAAGTGAGACATTCCACTACAGCGCCATTGACAGAGCAAAATCCAGGGGAAAGAAGTACGCCTTGGAGATTGTCCCCAAGGTGGGAAGACGCTTCCATCGAGTGGGCCTGCCACCCAAG GTTGGCtcatttcagctgtttgtggAGGGCTACCGTGAAGCAGACTATTGGCTGCGGCGCTTTGAGGCAGAACCTCTGCCAGAAAATATCAGGAAGCAGCTCCAGTCACAGTTTGAGCGATTGGTAGTGTTGGACTATGTTATCAGAAACACAG ATCGAGGAAATGATAACTGGTTGATCAAGTATGTGAAGCCAGGAGAAAGGGGACAAGATGAAAAG GACACAGATTGGCCAGAGATAAGTTCAGAATCTTGTATCAAGATTGCAGCAATTGACAATGGCCTGGCCTTTCCCTTTAAACACCCGGATGAATGGAGAGCCT ACCCGTTCCACTGGGCCTGGCTTCCCCAGGCTAAGGTGGCTTTCTCCCAGGAGACCAGAGACCTGGTGCTGTCACGTCTCTCTGACATGAACTTTGTTCAGGACCTCTGTGAGGATCTCTATGAAATGTTCAAG gAAGATAAAGGTTTTGACAAAACAATGTTTGAGAGACAGATGTCTGTAATGAGAGGACAG GTTTTGAACCTGACCCAGGCACTGAAGGACAGGAAGAGCCCCATCCAGCTGGTCCAGATGCCCCGGGTGGTGGTCGAGCGTAGCCGCTCAGGCGGTCATGGTCGGGTGGTCACTCTTGGCAATGCCTTCACTCAAACCTTCCACTGCAAACGCccatttttctcctcttggtaG